One window of the Rhipicephalus sanguineus isolate Rsan-2018 chromosome 2, BIME_Rsan_1.4, whole genome shotgun sequence genome contains the following:
- the LOC119382203 gene encoding uncharacterized protein LOC119382203 — MFGRKDLLIDDNIDSLHAIEPVETSSQVTRLRDLYEQIQFRTGCLESLGVPSSEYAVVLHRVLMRSLPEDLAIQYRKRTKTGTDAADSAVQSRDEQVKAILKFLQVEVESREESRASREKATSGRPSTNRKAADTSSPPHLPSAPALTARSSSPGATSRLAQTICPLCGISGHLTHDCGAALSAEEKHQRLSSNSCCFRCGKQGHISRICRTAACLKCDRCSGSHISALCVIWGRLGSDSPQSTGAETREAGTQREKRVTTAPASSTRSSSVLLQTAAVWASGTRVRVPVRLVLDNGSHRTFIRKDLSQQLCLPSTGYEEMDVYTFGGSEHPRHYQCQRVNVTLCGRIEPIVVDLEALEVPEVCTVKGPASVPNVINMMRDRNLAFADEVQGDQPQDSTISVLISSDNYWRIVTGRVERFTDNLCAVETIFGWVIQGMYANVYHPSTLRNISATVPCSWLVPTTGALKNDLETYQRCGAWTPSV, encoded by the coding sequence ATGTTTGGGCGAAAGGATCTTCTCATCGACGACAACATCGACAGCCTCCATGCCATCGAACCAGTCGAGACATCGTCGCAAGTTACAAGGCTGCGGGACCTGTACgagcaaatacagttcaggaccggCTGTTTGGAGAGTCTTGGCGTGCCGTCTTCAGAGTACGCGGTTGTTTTGCACCGGGTGctgatgcgctcattgccagaggaccTGGCGATCCAGTACCGAAAGCGCACAAAGACCGGCACAGACGCCGCGGACTCTGCAGTCCAATCGAGAGACGAGCAAGTCAAGGCAatcttgaagttccttcaagtGGAAGTCGAAAGTAGAGAGGAGAGTCGAGCGTCACGCGAGAAGGCCACTTCAGGGAGACCATCGACGAACCGCAAGGCTGCGGACACCTCATCACCGCCACATCTACCGTCGGCTCCAGCCCTGACAGCACGGTCATCATCGCCAGGTGCCACTTCAAGGCTTGCACAGACAATATGTCCCCTCTGCGGCATCTCAGGCCACTTGACGCATGACTGCGGGGCCGCGCTATCTGCAGAGGAAAAGCACCAGCGTCTTTCCAGCAATAGCTGCTGCTTCAGGTGCGGAAAGCAAGGGCACATTTCTCGCATTTGCCGAACCGCAGCCTGCCTTAAGTGCGACCGATGCTCAGGAAGCCATATTTCTGCTCTGTGCGTCATCTGGGGCCGACTAGGATCAGACAGTCCACAATCTACTGGAGCTGAAACCCGAGAGGCAGGCACACAGCGAGAAAAGCGCGTAACAACGGCTCCTGCTAGCAGCACGCGTTCGTCGTCAGTGTTGCTACAAACAGCCGCAGTGTGGGCATCCGGAACCCGTGTCCGTGTACCAGTGCGACTGGTCCTTGACAACGGCAGCCATCGAACGTTCATCCGAAAAGACTTGTCGCAGCAGCTTTGCCTGCCTTCCACTGGATATGAAGAGATGGATGTCTATACATTCGGCGGGTCAGAGCACCCACGACATTACCAGTGCCAAAGGGTGAACGTCACGCTCTGTGGACGTATTGAACCGATCGTCGTCGATCTTGAAGCTCTGGAGGTGCCAGAGGTCTGCACCGTAAAGGGTCCAGCTTCAGTGCCAAACGTTATCAATATGATGCGTGACCGCAATCTGGCCTTTGCTGACGAAGTTCAAGGGGACCAACCTCAAGACTCTACGATAAGCGTCTTGATCAGTTCAGACAACTACTGGAGGATAGTGACCGGACGCGTCGAGCGCTTCACCGACAATCTGTGTGCAGTTGAGACCATATTTGGCTGGGTCATACAAGGAATGTACGCTAACGTGTACCATCCTTCGACACTGCGTAACATCAGTGCAACTGTGCCTTGTTCCTGGCTTGTTCCGACGACTGGCGCACTGAAGAACGACCTGGAGACGTATCAGAGATGTGGTGCTTGGACGCCATCAGTATAA